In Mustela nigripes isolate SB6536 chromosome 12, MUSNIG.SB6536, whole genome shotgun sequence, one DNA window encodes the following:
- the OTULINL gene encoding inactive ubiquitin thioesterase OTULINL — MATRRSASGARARAREGPRAPAAGSDQVHSWMLATSQALGTVWRLAKGSVMLAAACLVAALCYCRRMHCDLGHWLKWWIGYLQRKFKRNLSVEAEVDLLSYCAREWKGETPRAKLMRKAYEELFWRHHIKCVRRVRRDNYDGLRSVLFQVFSQGLSFPSWMKEKDIVKLPEKLLFSQGCNWIQQYSFGPEKYTGSNVFGKLRKCVELLKTQWAEFSGIKDYHKRGSMCNILFSDVLLEYKLYEALKFIMLYQVTGVYEQMKTNKVIPSLFRLLFARETSSDPLSFMMNHLNPVGDTCGLEQIDMFILGHSLEIKIKVFRLFKFNCRDFEVCYPDVPPREWPEISLLTENDRHYHVPVF; from the exons ATGGCGACGCGGAGAAGCGCCTcgggggcgcgggcgcgggcgcgggagGGTCCTCGTGCCCCCGCCGCAG gaaGTGACCAGGTTCACTCCTGGATGCTAGCCACCAGCCAGGCTTTGGGTACCGTGTGGAGACTAGCGAAGGGGTCGGTGATGTTGGCAGCGGCTTGTCTGGTGGCCGCCCTTTGCTACTGCCGGAGGATGCACTGTGATTTAGGGCACTGGCTGAAATG GTGGATTGGCTATCTGCAGAGAAAATTCAAAA GGAACCTCAGCGTCGAGGCTGAGGTTGATCTGCTCAGTTACTGCGCAagagagtggaaaggagagacgCCACGTGCCAAGCTGAtgaggaag GCTTACGAGGAGCTGTTCTGGCGGCATCACATCAAATGTGTCCGACGAGTGAGGAGAGACAACTATGATGGACTGAGGTCAGTGCTGTTCCAGGTCTTCAGCCAGGGCCTCTCCTTTCCGTCCtggatgaaagagaaagacatcGTGAAG CTTCCTGAAAAACTGCTCTTTTCACAAGGTTGTAATTGGATCCAGCAATACAGTTTTGGTCCTGAGAAGTATACAGGTTCCAATGTGTTTGGAAAATTACGTAAATGTGTGGAATTATTGAAAACACAG TGGGCTGAATTTAGTGGAATTAAAGATTACCACAAGAGAGGAAGTATGTGCAACATCCTTTTTTCTGATGTTCTTCTGGAATATAAACTATATGAAGCTTTAAAGTTTATCATGCTCTATCAAGTCACTGGGGTTTATGAGCAAATGAAGACTAACAAGGTCATTCCCAGTCTTTTTCGACTCCTGTTTGCCCGGGAAACATCATCTGACCCTTTAAGCTTCATGATGAACCACCTGAATCCTGTGGGCGACACGTGTGGACTGGAGCAG ATCGATATGTTTATTCTTGGACACTCccttgaaataaaaatcaaagtgttCAGACTGTTCAAGTTTAACTGCAGAGACTTCGAGGTCTGCTACCCAGACGTGCCGCCCAGGGAGTGGCCAGAGATCTCCCTGCTGACGGAGAATGACCGCCACTACCACGTTCCCGTCTTTTAA